In the Sarcophilus harrisii chromosome 3, mSarHar1.11, whole genome shotgun sequence genome, one interval contains:
- the LOC100932693 gene encoding hemoglobin subunit beta, producing the protein MVHLSGEEKGYINAIWSKVSIDQTGAEALGRLLIVYPWTSRFFDHFGDLSSAKSVMGNAKVQGHGAKVLTSFGDAVKNMDNLKGTFAKLSELHCDKLHVDPENFKLLGNILVICLAEHFGKEFTPEVQAAWQKLVAGVATALAHKYH; encoded by the exons ATGGTGCATCTGAGTGGTGAAGAGAAGGGCTACATCAACGCCATCTGGAGTAAGGTGTCCATTGATCAGACTGGAGCTGAGGCCCTAGGGAG GTTGCTCATCGTCTACCCCTGGACCTCCAGGTTTTTTGACCATTTTGGTGACCTGTCCTCTGCCAAGAGTGTCATGGGAAATGCTAAGGTCCAGGGCCATGGCGCTAAGGTGTTGACCTCCTTTGGTGATGCTGTCAAGAACATGGACAACCTGAAGGGTACTTTTGCCAAACTGAGTGAGCTCCACTGTGACAAATTGCATGTGGACCCTGAGAACTTCAAG CTCCTGGGGAACATCCTTGTGATCTGCCTGGCTGAGCACTTTGGCAAAGAATTCACCCCTGAGGTTCAGGCTGCCTGGCAGAAACTTGTGGCTGGTGTGGCCACTGCCCTGGCCCACAAGTACCACTAA